The following are encoded together in the Solenopsis invicta isolate M01_SB chromosome 14, UNIL_Sinv_3.0, whole genome shotgun sequence genome:
- the LOC105207774 gene encoding glycine-rich protein 5-like, protein MKVFAVTLVLALVATAYGGYISSGYGGGGFGGGSSGWKFGGGGGYGGGGGYSGGGGGWKFGGGGGGGGGGGGGGYGGGGKIIKVITLGSGGGGGGGYGGGGGSGGWKFGGGSGGFGGGGYGGSSGWKFGGGSGGFGGGGYGGSSGWKFGGGSGGFGGGGWKLGGGGGYGGGGGGGWW, encoded by the exons ATGAAG GTGTTCGCAGTCACGCTTGTGCTGGCACTCGTCGCCACCGCGTACG GTGGTTACATAAGCAGTGGATATGGCGGTGGCGGATTCGGCGGCGGTAGCAGCGGATGGAAGTTCGGCGGCGGAGGTGGatacggcggcggtggcggttacagcggcggtggtggcggatGGAAGttcggcggcggtggcggcggcggcggcggcggcggcggtggcggttaCGGAGGTGGTGGAAAGATCATCAAGGTGATCACGctcggcagcggcggcggcggcggcggcggatacggcggcggcggcggcagcggcggctggAAGTTCGGTGGAGGAAGTGGAGGATTTGGCGGCGGTGGATACGGTGGCAGCAGCGGGTGGAAGTTCGGTGGTGGAAGTGGCGGATTCGGCGGCGGAGGATACGGTGGTAGCAGCGGCTGGAAATTCGGTGGTGGAAGTGGCGGATTCGGCGGCGGTGGATGGAAACTCGGTGGAGGCGGCGGATAcggaggcggcggcggtggaG GCTGGTGGTAA